The following proteins come from a genomic window of Desulfobacterales bacterium:
- a CDS encoding phage tail protein, protein MSSYFEKKLIDLLPPLYRERDESGDLDAFLKVPAASLDELKALAERLPEIFDVGRCEERFLPFLGEIVGHRFDPTVDAAAQRRLIREAIEIYRRKSTIPAIGRSLVDIGWEGRIEETFHKALRLNRRSVVGRAKLPGLIYSLGVYRIDSDNLVQGVRDALPFHHPVGTRVFFLQWLYTLLSMESDFEAIIKKVVERVCLGHLHETFVVNHNALNTDFHLTRKNKTWGWWRITDGTTLMQDIERAAVCVSRWHGRSPRFRLNTGNLNIERLPNLWVSERRASFCCEIETKPAVEPGVSFIRLAGQYLNRSRLNRSAQSCRIKFRQKGLLSEAVQDAPDLAGDRRTHRYGKRSRLSHWFRVGHSRLGRDDKVSGAAVGRHLFITAYADSQWSEVSGAWDIVDRWRARRPGFSLNNKALNLAELTDAYVTEARASFEMDVDTGIPRRRRVETLLLNRRRLNHTGLLLSVDRTRPMRLGSMPLNGSGFRKSKPCLRWRYRQRDDHAEAMAGFEAAANQYTVTQWPAA, encoded by the coding sequence ATGTCCTCCTACTTCGAAAAGAAACTCATCGACCTCCTTCCGCCGCTCTACCGGGAGAGGGACGAGTCCGGCGATCTGGATGCCTTCCTCAAGGTCCCGGCCGCGAGTCTGGACGAGTTGAAGGCGCTGGCTGAACGCCTCCCCGAAATCTTCGACGTCGGGCGGTGCGAGGAGCGGTTCCTGCCGTTTCTCGGTGAGATCGTCGGTCACCGCTTCGATCCCACCGTCGATGCCGCCGCCCAGCGCAGGCTTATCCGCGAGGCCATAGAGATTTACCGGCGCAAGAGCACCATCCCCGCCATCGGCCGCTCGCTCGTTGACATCGGGTGGGAGGGGCGCATCGAGGAGACTTTTCACAAAGCGCTGCGCCTGAACCGCCGTTCGGTTGTCGGACGGGCGAAGCTTCCTGGGCTGATCTACAGCCTGGGCGTCTACCGCATCGACAGCGACAACCTCGTCCAGGGAGTCCGGGATGCGCTGCCCTTCCATCATCCCGTCGGTACGCGGGTGTTCTTCCTGCAGTGGCTCTACACGCTCTTGTCGATGGAATCGGATTTCGAGGCGATCATCAAGAAGGTCGTCGAGCGCGTGTGTCTCGGGCATCTGCACGAAACCTTCGTGGTCAACCACAACGCCCTGAACACCGATTTCCACCTCACCCGCAAGAACAAAACCTGGGGTTGGTGGCGGATCACCGACGGCACCACGCTCATGCAGGACATCGAGCGCGCCGCAGTGTGCGTCTCCCGCTGGCATGGTCGATCTCCCCGGTTCCGCCTGAACACCGGCAACCTCAATATCGAACGCCTGCCGAACCTCTGGGTCAGCGAACGGCGGGCGTCGTTCTGCTGCGAGATCGAAACCAAGCCCGCAGTGGAACCGGGCGTCTCGTTCATCCGGCTGGCGGGCCAGTACCTGAATCGTTCGCGCCTGAATCGCTCCGCTCAGTCTTGCCGGATCAAGTTCCGGCAGAAAGGTCTGCTCTCGGAAGCCGTTCAGGATGCGCCCGACCTCGCGGGAGACCGTCGCACACACCGGTACGGGAAGCGGTCGCGGCTCTCTCATTGGTTCCGCGTCGGGCATTCGAGGCTCGGGAGGGACGACAAGGTCTCCGGCGCGGCCGTGGGCCGTCACCTGTTCATCACCGCCTACGCCGACTCCCAATGGTCGGAGGTCTCCGGGGCATGGGACATCGTCGACCGCTGGCGCGCCCGTAGGCCCGGCTTCTCCCTGAACAACAAGGCGCTCAACCTCGCTGAATTGACCGACGCCTATGTAACCGAAGCCCGTGCATCCTTCGAGATGGACGTGGACACGGGCATACCGCGCCGCAGACGCGTGGAGACGCTCCTGCTCAACCGCCGCAGGCTGAATCACACAGGCTTGCTCCTGTCGGTGGATCGGACCCGGCCCATGCGGCTCGGCTCGATGCCGCTCAACGGGTCGGGCTTCCGCAAGTCGAAGCCGTGCCTCCGCTGGCGCTACCGGCAGCGGGACGATCACGCCGAGGCGATGGCCGGTTTCGAGGCGGCGGCGAACCAATACACGGTCACGCAATGGCCTGCGGCATAG